The Candidatus Omnitrophota bacterium genome has a window encoding:
- a CDS encoding OstA-like protein: protein MSRKFSIIAFAVIITFILPGLASGLGGVEPKFPTVNVDKNTKEPVVINGDTVEYSETDMTAVANGNVVITYQDAKLTCKKAIFHTDTKEVLAEGDVKLAQGGSFLKGEQMVYNVETKVGTIVSPRVFIEPTYYGAGQKAEKQDENHYYIRQGFVTTCDKEKPHYRVQTKQLNVYLNDRVTANNILVLVGDVPVFYFPYLSIPLKDFRSPVSVMAGHDNDWGYYLLTSWKYYLNEKVKGRINIDYRELRDFAYGFSTNYDTDDFGSGVVRFNYFDERSQRTWSTRAADEQDKDLNRYRAQLRHKWQPDAATSGIVEYNKLSDANVMKDYYLRDFQRDMVNNNYASLIRTDPYYTTSLFVQPRVNRFDSVVEYLPQVQFQTRSLKIGQTNFYYDGQAAAANINKLEPAPVNGVASVNRVDTTNQLSYQSNILGWLGIRPFAGTEQTYYSRDMQGDNSNFIRGNFFTGIDLNTRFYKTFDVKSNAFNMEINNLRHVFSPTVSYYYAHRPTFRPGNLAQFDPVDALDFRNVITPSLENKLQTKRMVGKTMQTVDLARLIVSTDYNFRSGDKRKGRVGNYDFLFESKPYNWMRILSTTSYDQHSSKFKSFTFNIVGDPEYNLDNPDLRGTVYTDITRKKWSWGAGYRWQDEVYSQLEGQLMFNLTEKWKITAYERIDFKRFGSGADAAKKFINKVAEQEYRISRDLHCWIGDIICNISEDHGYTFMFALRLKAFPEMPFEFQQNYNPPRFGSTLPPG, encoded by the coding sequence AATAATAACTTTCATCTTGCCCGGGCTGGCTTCCGGTTTAGGCGGGGTGGAGCCGAAGTTTCCCACTGTCAATGTCGACAAGAACACCAAAGAGCCGGTCGTGATAAACGGCGACACGGTAGAATATTCCGAAACGGACATGACCGCGGTCGCGAACGGCAATGTCGTCATCACCTACCAGGACGCGAAGCTGACCTGCAAAAAAGCCATTTTTCATACAGATACAAAGGAGGTCCTGGCCGAGGGAGATGTAAAACTGGCGCAGGGAGGGAGCTTCCTAAAAGGCGAACAGATGGTATATAACGTCGAGACGAAGGTCGGGACGATAGTCAGCCCCCGCGTTTTTATAGAGCCCACTTATTACGGCGCCGGACAAAAAGCCGAGAAACAGGACGAGAACCATTATTACATCAGACAGGGTTTCGTCACTACCTGCGACAAGGAGAAGCCGCATTACAGGGTCCAGACCAAGCAATTGAACGTCTATCTTAACGATAGGGTAACCGCGAATAATATCCTGGTCCTTGTGGGAGATGTGCCGGTATTTTATTTCCCTTACCTGAGCATACCGTTAAAGGACTTCCGTTCCCCGGTCTCGGTTATGGCGGGCCATGATAATGACTGGGGATATTATCTTCTCACTTCCTGGAAATACTACCTCAACGAAAAGGTGAAGGGCCGGATAAACATAGATTACAGGGAACTAAGGGATTTTGCCTACGGTTTCTCGACCAATTACGATACCGATGACTTCGGGAGCGGCGTCGTTAGGTTCAATTATTTTGACGAACGCAGCCAGCGGACCTGGAGCACGCGCGCCGCCGATGAGCAGGATAAGGACCTCAACCGCTATAGGGCGCAGCTGAGGCATAAATGGCAGCCGGATGCGGCTACCAGCGGGATCGTGGAATACAACAAGCTGTCCGACGCCAACGTCATGAAGGATTATTACCTTAGGGATTTCCAGAGGGACATGGTCAACAACAACTATGCCTCGCTCATAAGGACCGACCCGTATTACACCACGAGCCTTTTCGTGCAGCCGCGCGTAAACCGTTTCGATTCCGTGGTCGAATACCTGCCTCAGGTGCAGTTCCAGACCCGCAGCCTGAAGATCGGCCAGACGAATTTTTATTACGACGGCCAGGCTGCGGCCGCCAACATCAATAAACTGGAGCCCGCGCCGGTCAACGGCGTTGCCAGCGTAAACAGGGTAGATACCACTAACCAGCTTTCATACCAGTCAAATATTTTGGGTTGGCTCGGCATAAGGCCTTTCGCGGGCACTGAACAGACGTATTACAGCAGGGACATGCAGGGGGATAATAGCAATTTTATCCGCGGTAATTTTTTTACGGGGATCGACCTCAATACGCGCTTCTATAAGACTTTTGACGTCAAATCGAACGCGTTTAATATGGAGATAAACAACCTAAGGCACGTCTTCTCCCCTACGGTCAGTTACTATTATGCACACAGGCCCACGTTCCGTCCGGGCAACCTGGCCCAGTTCGATCCGGTAGATGCCCTTGATTTCAGGAATGTCATAACGCCGTCCCTGGAGAATAAGCTCCAGACGAAGAGAATGGTGGGCAAGACGATGCAGACGGTCGATCTCGCGAGACTGATAGTTAGCACGGATTACAATTTCAGGTCCGGGGACAAGAGAAAAGGCCGCGTCGGGAATTACGACTTCTTGTTTGAATCCAAGCCGTATAACTGGATGAGGATCCTTTCTACTACCTCGTATGACCAGCATTCCTCAAAATTCAAGTCGTTTACCTTCAACATCGTCGGGGACCCGGAATATAACCTCGACAACCCGGACCTCAGGGGTACGGTATACACGGACATTACCCGGAAGAAATGGAGCTGGGGCGCCGGATACAGGTGGCAGGATGAGGTCTACAGCCAGTTGGAAGGGCAGTTGATGTTCAACCTTACCGAGAAATGGAAGATCACCGCTTACGAGCGCATCGATTTCAAGAGGTTCGGCTCAGGGGCCGATGCCGCCAAGAAGTTCATCAACAAAGTGGCCGAGCAGGAATACAGGATCAGCCGCGACCTGCATTGCTGGATAGGGGATATTATATGCAATATATCGGAGGACCACGGGTATACTTTCATGTTCGCGCTGCGGCTCAAGGCCTTCCCCGAGATGCCCTTTGAATTCCAACAGAATTACAACCCGCCGAGGTTCGGCTCCACTTTACCTCCGGGTTAA
- a CDS encoding UDP-glucose/GDP-mannose dehydrogenase family protein translates to MRITVIGAGYVGLVTAACLADLGNDVICIDIDKDKISKLNRGMVPIYEPGLEDLLKRNRKEKRIEFSTNLKDAVGKSGIIFIAVGTPPKENGEADLTHVEAVAEDIARYMTSYHLVVEKSTTPVETGKWIKRILEANARKGVKFDVASNPEFLREGSAIEDFMHPDRIVIGVESKKAREMLLELYKPLGAEIIVTNINSAEIIKHASNSFLATKISFINAVANVCEKAGADIEEVSRGMGFDKRIGKAFLNAGIGFGGFCFPKDIEAFIHISEKLGYDFELLKAVKKVNEKQMLLLIGKIEKALWNIKGKTIAVLGLAFKPNTDDMRFAPSVKIIEKLISEGAVIRAYDPQSMDKAKRLPELEKIKFCKGPYDAVKGADCAVIVTEWNEFMELDLKKMKKLLKQPVIVDGRNIYDPKKMKELGFRYTCIGRAS, encoded by the coding sequence ATGAGAATAACCGTGATAGGGGCGGGATATGTCGGTCTGGTGACGGCCGCGTGCCTTGCCGACCTGGGAAACGACGTCATATGCATCGATATAGACAAGGACAAGATATCGAAACTTAACCGCGGCATGGTGCCTATCTATGAACCAGGCCTCGAGGACCTCCTAAAGAGGAACCGCAAAGAGAAGAGGATAGAGTTCTCTACGAACCTTAAGGACGCGGTAGGAAAGAGCGGGATCATTTTCATCGCGGTCGGGACCCCGCCAAAAGAGAACGGGGAAGCCGACCTTACGCATGTCGAGGCCGTCGCCGAGGATATCGCGCGCTACATGACATCCTACCATCTCGTCGTGGAGAAGTCGACTACGCCGGTAGAGACCGGGAAGTGGATAAAAAGGATACTTGAAGCTAACGCGCGCAAGGGCGTCAAGTTCGACGTGGCTTCTAACCCGGAATTTTTAAGGGAAGGGTCAGCCATAGAGGATTTCATGCATCCCGACAGGATAGTCATAGGGGTCGAGAGCAAGAAGGCCAGGGAGATGCTCCTCGAATTGTATAAGCCGCTCGGCGCAGAGATCATCGTGACCAACATCAACAGCGCTGAGATAATAAAGCACGCGTCGAACTCGTTTTTGGCGACTAAGATATCCTTCATCAACGCCGTCGCGAACGTATGCGAAAAAGCGGGCGCGGACATCGAAGAGGTTTCCAGGGGGATGGGCTTCGATAAGAGGATAGGCAAGGCCTTCCTGAACGCGGGCATAGGCTTCGGCGGTTTTTGTTTCCCGAAAGACATAGAGGCTTTTATCCATATATCCGAGAAGTTAGGGTACGATTTTGAGCTTCTCAAAGCCGTAAAAAAAGTTAACGAAAAACAAATGCTGCTCCTTATCGGTAAAATAGAGAAGGCGTTATGGAATATCAAGGGCAAGACGATAGCGGTCCTCGGGCTGGCGTTCAAGCCCAATACCGACGACATGAGGTTCGCCCCTTCCGTCAAGATAATCGAGAAACTCATAAGCGAGGGAGCCGTGATAAGGGCCTATGACCCTCAGTCCATGGATAAGGCGAAGCGCCTGCCTGAACTTGAAAAAATAAAGTTCTGCAAGGGGCCTTATGACGCGGTGAAAGGCGCCGATTGCGCCGTGATAGTGACGGAATGGAACGAGTTCATGGAACTCGACCTCAAGAAGATGAAGAAGCTGTTAAAACAGCCCGTCATCGTGGACGGCAGGAATATATACGATCCCAAAAAAATGAAGGAGCTCGGTTTCAGGTATACTTGCATAGGGAGGGCATCCTGA